In Rhodospirillum rubrum ATCC 11170, a genomic segment contains:
- a CDS encoding cold-shock protein has translation MSTGTVKWFNGTKGYGFIEPDDGSADVFVHITAVQQAGLDSLREGQKVAFELERGRSGKMAASNLKPL, from the coding sequence ATGTCCACTGGCACCGTGAAATGGTTCAACGGCACGAAGGGCTACGGTTTCATCGAGCCCGATGATGGTTCGGCCGATGTTTTCGTGCATATCACCGCTGTTCAGCAGGCCGGTCTCGACAGCCTGCGCGAAGGCCAGAAGGTCGCTTTCGAGCTCGAGCGTGGCCGTTCGGGCAAGATGGCCGCGTCGAACCTGAAGCCCCTTTAA
- a CDS encoding MBL fold metallo-hydrolase — MALKATILPVTPFQQNCTLLWCDETMAGALVDAGGDVDRLLQAVEKTGVRLEKLLVTHGHLDHAGGVAEIQERLGLPVEGPHADDAFLIEGMADQALRFGFPEGRSFVPDRWLVQGDKVSLGALTLEVLHCPGHTPGHVVFFEPTARVAQVGDVLFRGSIGRTDFPRGDHATLLASIHDRLLPLGDDVTIIPGHGPLSTLGEERRTNPYLEHGA, encoded by the coding sequence ATGGCGTTGAAAGCCACCATCCTTCCCGTAACCCCCTTCCAGCAGAACTGCACGCTCCTGTGGTGCGACGAGACCATGGCCGGCGCCCTGGTCGATGCGGGCGGCGATGTCGATCGCCTGCTCCAGGCCGTCGAGAAGACCGGGGTGCGCCTGGAAAAGCTGCTGGTCACCCATGGCCACCTCGACCATGCCGGGGGCGTGGCCGAGATCCAGGAGCGCCTGGGCCTGCCCGTTGAGGGCCCCCATGCCGACGACGCCTTCCTGATCGAAGGCATGGCCGATCAGGCCCTGCGCTTTGGCTTTCCCGAGGGGCGGTCCTTCGTGCCCGATCGCTGGCTTGTCCAGGGCGACAAGGTGAGCCTGGGCGCCCTGACCCTCGAGGTCCTGCACTGCCCCGGCCACACGCCCGGCCATGTGGTGTTTTTCGAGCCCACCGCCCGGGTCGCCCAGGTTGGCGACGTGCTGTTTCGCGGCTCGATCGGTCGCACCGATTTCCCGCGCGGCGACCACGCCACGCTGCTCGCCTCGATCCATGACCGCTTGCTGCCGCTGGGCGACGACGTCACCATCATCCCCGGCCATGGCCCGCTCTCAACCCTGGGCGAGGAGCGCCGCACCAATCCCTATCTTGAGCATGGCGCCTGA
- a CDS encoding bacteriohemerythrin, with protein sequence MTTPSLPQCGNALIDDGHRRLMAALASLGEIATRPQNRAETLVGLKGFLDLLRDHFGIEEIIMRSVGYAGAERHARIHTRLIDTLGEQVDRLEFGAAFPATEVVARMTDMLIEHELVTDSEYWTSLDAAERPDLPHPAPRPWDRSLDTGNARIDSHHRALSRLATRFHRLDGRADTGHLANLLHGLNTLMRLHFRTEETLWPESDPHHALAHSHFLETLDHAGRRLLEGEMSPSAFARDVLDHWLVDHIRAADQPRFRVLVP encoded by the coding sequence GTGACGACCCCCTCCCTCCCCCAATGTGGAAACGCCTTGATCGATGACGGCCACCGCCGCCTGATGGCCGCCCTGGCCAGCCTTGGCGAGATCGCCACCCGCCCGCAGAACCGCGCCGAGACCCTGGTCGGCCTGAAAGGCTTTCTCGACCTCCTGCGCGACCATTTCGGCATAGAGGAAATCATCATGCGCTCGGTCGGCTATGCCGGGGCCGAGCGCCATGCCCGTATCCATACCCGCTTGATCGATACCCTGGGCGAACAGGTCGACCGGCTGGAGTTCGGCGCGGCCTTTCCGGCGACCGAGGTGGTGGCGCGGATGACCGACATGCTGATCGAGCACGAACTGGTGACCGATAGCGAATATTGGACCAGCCTGGACGCCGCCGAGCGTCCGGATCTGCCCCACCCGGCGCCGCGCCCCTGGGACCGCTCGCTTGATACCGGCAATGCGCGCATCGATTCCCACCACCGCGCCCTGTCGCGTCTGGCCACCCGCTTCCACCGCCTGGACGGCCGCGCCGACACCGGCCACCTCGCCAACCTGCTCCATGGCCTGAACACCCTGATGCGGCTGCATTTTCGCACCGAGGAAACCCTGTGGCCCGAAAGCGATCCCCACCACGCCTTGGCCCACAGCCATTTCCTTGAGACCCTGGACCACGCCGGCCGCCGCCTGCTTGAAGGCGAGATGAGCCCAAGCGCCTTCGCCCGCGATGTCCTTGATCATTGGCTGGTCGATCACATCCGCGCCGCCGATCAACCGCGATTTCGCGTCCTGGTCCCCTGA
- a CDS encoding nucleoside 2-deoxyribosyltransferase gives MTDRPKIYLAGPEVFLAESQAVAETMKERCAAQGLVGVFPLDSALDLAGKPPAVQAKLIYEANIALIGQCAGVAANMSPFRGPSMDPGTAFEIGYAAALGKPVVGYASNAGDYLTRVRAWAGGTLRRDGGRWRDGQGWEVEDFGLSDNLMMARAVRSVEDGFDAALIALRAAFDER, from the coding sequence ATGACCGACCGACCCAAGATCTATCTCGCCGGTCCCGAGGTGTTCCTGGCCGAGAGTCAGGCGGTGGCCGAGACGATGAAAGAGCGCTGCGCCGCCCAGGGGCTGGTCGGGGTTTTTCCTTTGGATAGCGCGCTGGATCTGGCCGGGAAGCCCCCCGCCGTCCAAGCCAAGCTCATCTATGAAGCTAATATCGCCCTGATCGGTCAATGCGCCGGCGTGGCCGCCAATATGAGCCCGTTTCGCGGCCCGTCGATGGATCCGGGAACCGCCTTCGAGATCGGCTATGCGGCGGCTTTGGGCAAGCCGGTGGTCGGCTATGCCAGCAATGCAGGCGATTACCTGACCCGCGTCCGCGCCTGGGCCGGCGGGACGCTGCGCCGCGACGGCGGGCGCTGGCGCGATGGCCAGGGCTGGGAGGTCGAGGATTTCGGCCTGAGCGACAATCTGATGATGGCCCGCGCCGTGCGGTCGGTCGAAGACGGCTTCGATGCGGCGTTGATCGCCTTGCGCGCCGCCTTCGACGAACGATAG
- a CDS encoding NUDIX domain-containing protein, whose protein sequence is MRPTKVSVIERTAAFRGYFHVDRVRLRHELYSGATGPEIVREVFERGHAAAVLLYDADADVVVLIEQFRPGPWAAGEEPWMLEIVAGIIDAGETVEAVARRECQEECGLIPDELVPITRVFVSPGVMTETVALYCGRVDSRAAGGVHGLAEEGEDIRVVPMAAEAFIDLAQSGALTNATAALAGYWFALNRASLRARWRTGDVSPGSSAA, encoded by the coding sequence ATGCGACCGACCAAGGTGAGCGTTATCGAGCGGACCGCCGCCTTTCGCGGCTATTTCCATGTCGACCGCGTGCGGTTGCGCCACGAGCTTTATTCGGGGGCGACCGGCCCGGAAATCGTCCGCGAGGTGTTCGAGCGCGGTCATGCCGCCGCCGTGCTGCTTTATGACGCCGATGCCGATGTGGTGGTGCTGATTGAACAATTCCGCCCCGGCCCCTGGGCGGCGGGCGAAGAGCCGTGGATGCTCGAGATCGTCGCCGGCATCATCGACGCCGGGGAAACCGTCGAAGCGGTGGCGCGGCGCGAATGCCAGGAGGAATGCGGCCTGATCCCCGACGAGTTGGTGCCGATCACCCGGGTTTTCGTCTCGCCCGGCGTCATGACCGAAACCGTCGCGCTGTATTGCGGCCGGGTCGACAGCCGCGCCGCCGGCGGCGTTCATGGGCTGGCCGAGGAAGGCGAGGATATCCGCGTTGTTCCCATGGCCGCCGAGGCCTTCATCGATCTGGCCCAAAGCGGCGCCCTGACCAATGCCACCGCCGCCCTGGCCGGTTATTGGTTCGCGCTGAACCGGGCCTCGCTGCGCGCGCGCTGGCGCACCGGCGATGTCTCCCCCGGATCCTCGGCGGCCTAA
- the parA gene encoding ParA family partition ATPase — MAARIITIAQQKGGAGKTTLVAQLAVAYAALGRTVALVDIDPQGSLAAWHRLRGETLDAGAGGLHLSDVAGWRLGTELDRLRNSYDIVIVDTPPHAETEARTAVRAGDIVLVPIQPSPMDLWATAATLDLARKERTEVLLVLNRVPPRGRLPEVIEARLQADDLPIAKTRIGNRTALAASLLEGKGVVETDRGSRAAEEIRALAGEVLAHLS, encoded by the coding sequence ATGGCCGCGCGCATCATCACCATCGCCCAACAAAAGGGGGGGGCGGGAAAGACCACCCTGGTCGCCCAATTGGCCGTGGCCTATGCCGCCCTCGGACGGACGGTCGCCCTGGTCGATATCGATCCCCAGGGCAGCCTTGCCGCCTGGCACCGCCTGCGCGGCGAAACCCTGGACGCCGGGGCCGGCGGCCTGCATCTGTCCGATGTCGCCGGCTGGCGCCTGGGCACCGAGCTTGACCGCCTGCGCAATTCCTATGACATCGTCATCGTTGATACGCCCCCCCATGCCGAAACCGAGGCCCGCACCGCCGTGCGCGCCGGCGATATCGTGCTGGTGCCGATCCAGCCCAGTCCGATGGACCTGTGGGCGACGGCGGCGACCCTCGATCTTGCCCGCAAGGAACGCACCGAGGTGCTTTTGGTGCTGAACCGGGTGCCGCCACGCGGCCGCCTGCCCGAGGTGATCGAAGCCCGGCTGCAAGCCGATGACCTGCCGATCGCCAAAACCCGCATCGGCAACCGTACCGCCCTGGCCGCCAGCCTGCTGGAGGGCAAGGGCGTGGTCGAGACCGACCGCGGCTCGCGCGCCGCCGAGGAAATCCGCGCCCTGGCCGGGGAAGTCCTGGCCCACCTGTCCTGA
- the ettA gene encoding energy-dependent translational throttle protein EttA — translation MASYQYVYVMKNLSKVYPGGKEILKGLSLSFLPGAKIGVLGPNGAGKSTVLRIMAGIDKEFGGEAWAADGVKIGYLAQEPDLDPAKDVMGNVMDGVGPMKALLDRFEEVSAKFGEVVDDDEMNALIAEQAEIQEKIDAADGWDLQRQVEIAMDALRCPPGEADVTKLSGGERRRVALCRLLLSKPDMLLLDEPTNHLDAESVGWLEHFLQQYPGTVVAITHDRYFLDNAANWILEVDRGRGIPYEGNYSTYLENKQKRLEQESREEGARDKTISRELEWIRQSPKARQAKSKARITAYENLVASAGSQKVESAQIVIPIAERLGGVVIEAEGLTKGFGDRLLIDDLTFRLPPGGIVGVIGANGAGKTTLFKMITGKDQPDSGAIRIGETVRLGYVDQSRDALDPNKTVWQEISDGQDELDLGKRKIPSRAYVGQFNFKGSDQQKKVGQLSGGERNRVHLAKMLKSHANVLLLDEPTNDLDVETLRALEDALLEFAGCAVVISHDRWFLDRIATHILSFEGDSHVEWFEGNFEAYEADKKRRLGADADQPHRLKYKPLSR, via the coding sequence ATGGCCTCCTATCAGTATGTCTATGTGATGAAGAACCTGAGCAAGGTCTATCCCGGCGGGAAGGAGATCTTGAAGGGGCTTTCGCTCTCGTTCTTGCCCGGGGCCAAGATCGGCGTGCTCGGTCCCAACGGGGCGGGCAAGTCCACCGTTCTGCGCATCATGGCCGGCATCGACAAGGAGTTCGGCGGCGAGGCCTGGGCCGCCGATGGCGTGAAGATCGGCTATCTGGCCCAGGAGCCCGATCTCGATCCGGCCAAGGACGTGATGGGCAACGTGATGGACGGCGTCGGCCCGATGAAGGCCCTGCTCGATCGCTTCGAAGAGGTCAGCGCCAAGTTCGGCGAAGTCGTCGATGACGACGAGATGAACGCCCTGATCGCCGAACAGGCCGAAATCCAGGAAAAGATCGACGCCGCCGACGGCTGGGACCTGCAGCGTCAGGTCGAAATCGCCATGGACGCCCTGCGCTGCCCGCCCGGCGAGGCGGATGTGACCAAGCTGTCGGGCGGTGAACGCCGCCGGGTGGCCCTCTGCCGCCTGCTGCTGTCCAAGCCCGACATGCTGCTGCTTGACGAACCGACCAACCATCTGGACGCGGAATCGGTGGGCTGGCTGGAACACTTCCTTCAGCAATATCCGGGCACCGTCGTGGCGATCACCCATGATCGCTACTTCCTGGACAATGCCGCCAATTGGATCTTGGAAGTCGACCGCGGGCGCGGCATTCCCTATGAGGGGAATTATTCGACCTATCTGGAGAACAAGCAAAAGCGCCTGGAGCAGGAATCCCGCGAGGAGGGGGCGCGCGACAAGACCATTTCGCGCGAACTGGAATGGATCCGCCAGTCGCCCAAGGCCCGTCAGGCCAAAAGCAAGGCGCGTATCACCGCTTATGAAAACCTGGTGGCCTCGGCCGGAAGCCAGAAGGTGGAAAGCGCCCAGATCGTCATTCCCATCGCCGAACGCCTGGGCGGCGTGGTGATCGAGGCCGAAGGGCTGACCAAGGGCTTTGGCGACCGTCTGCTGATCGACGATCTGACCTTCCGCCTGCCGCCGGGCGGCATCGTCGGCGTCATCGGCGCCAATGGCGCGGGCAAGACGACGCTGTTCAAGATGATCACCGGCAAGGACCAGCCCGACAGCGGCGCCATCCGCATCGGCGAAACGGTGCGCCTGGGCTATGTCGACCAGAGCCGCGACGCCCTCGACCCCAACAAGACCGTGTGGCAGGAAATCTCCGACGGTCAGGACGAGCTGGATCTGGGCAAGCGCAAGATCCCCAGCCGCGCCTATGTCGGCCAGTTCAACTTCAAGGGCAGCGATCAGCAAAAGAAGGTCGGTCAGCTCTCAGGGGGCGAGCGCAACCGGGTGCATCTGGCCAAGATGCTGAAGTCGCATGCCAATGTGCTGCTGCTTGACGAACCGACCAACGACCTGGACGTCGAGACCCTGCGCGCCCTGGAAGACGCCCTGCTGGAATTCGCCGGCTGCGCCGTGGTCATCTCCCATGATCGCTGGTTCCTTGACCGCATCGCCACCCACATCCTGTCCTTCGAGGGCGACTCCCATGTGGAATGGTTCGAGGGCAACTTCGAGGCTTACGAGGCCGACAAGAAGCGCCGCCTGGGCGCCGACGCCGACCAGCCCCATCGCCTGAAGTACAAGCCTCTCAGCCGCTAA